In Burkholderia sp. NRF60-BP8, a single window of DNA contains:
- a CDS encoding MlaE family ABC transporter permease has protein sequence MDFETPPGLSVDAGGQGQTVRLTGQWTALSLARNRGAVARRIASIAAGRVSEWDLSGIERLDHVGGQALWRVWGRKLPAGVALSATQRTIFERIERLDSQREAPERIVRFDPVTRLGQAIFSFGEHLQGGIAMFGLVILDALSVLRRPRTMPWRETSANIYSAGAQALPITALVAFLIGIVLSYLSAQQLQMFGANRYIVNILGLSVIRELGPVLSAILVAGRSGSAITAQIGVMRVTEELDAMRVMGIPHGLRLILPRVLALGVAMPLLVMWTNIIALTGGALAAKFVLGIDINYFVRSLPGVVPIANLYIGVGKGVVFGMLIALVACHFGFRIKANSQSLGEGTTTSVVSSITVVILADAVFAILFQNVGLG, from the coding sequence TTGGACTTCGAGACTCCTCCCGGCCTGTCGGTCGACGCCGGCGGCCAGGGCCAGACGGTGCGCCTGACCGGCCAGTGGACCGCGCTGTCGCTCGCGCGCAACCGCGGGGCCGTGGCGCGCCGCATCGCGAGCATCGCCGCCGGGCGCGTGAGCGAATGGGATCTGTCCGGCATCGAGCGGCTCGATCACGTCGGCGGCCAGGCGCTGTGGCGTGTGTGGGGCCGCAAGCTGCCGGCCGGCGTCGCGCTGAGCGCCACGCAGCGCACGATCTTCGAGCGCATCGAGCGGCTCGACAGCCAGCGCGAGGCGCCCGAGCGCATCGTGCGGTTCGATCCCGTCACGCGGCTCGGCCAGGCGATCTTCTCGTTCGGCGAACACCTGCAGGGCGGCATCGCGATGTTCGGCCTCGTGATCCTCGATGCGCTGTCGGTGCTGCGCCGCCCGCGGACGATGCCGTGGCGGGAAACCTCCGCGAACATCTACAGCGCCGGCGCGCAGGCGCTGCCGATCACCGCGCTCGTCGCCTTCCTGATCGGCATCGTGCTCAGCTACCTGTCCGCGCAGCAGTTGCAGATGTTCGGGGCGAACCGCTACATCGTGAACATTCTCGGGCTGTCGGTGATCCGCGAGCTCGGCCCGGTGCTGTCGGCGATTCTCGTCGCGGGCCGCTCGGGCTCCGCGATCACCGCGCAGATCGGCGTGATGCGCGTGACCGAGGAGCTCGACGCGATGCGCGTGATGGGCATCCCGCACGGGTTGCGGCTGATCCTGCCGCGCGTGCTCGCGCTCGGCGTCGCGATGCCGCTGCTCGTGATGTGGACCAACATCATCGCGCTGACGGGCGGCGCGCTCGCCGCGAAGTTCGTGCTCGGCATCGACATCAACTACTTCGTGCGCTCGCTGCCGGGCGTCGTGCCGATCGCGAACCTGTACATCGGCGTCGGCAAGGGCGTCGTGTTCGGCATGCTGATCGCGCTGGTCGCGTGCCATTTCGGCTTCCGGATCAAGGCGAATTCGCAGAGCCTCGGCGAAGGCACGACCACGTCGGTGGTGTCGTCGATCACGGTCGTGATCCTCGCCGACGCGGTGTTCGCGATCCTGTTCCAGAACGTGGGGCTCGGATGA
- a CDS encoding ABC transporter ATP-binding protein yields the protein MNASNETTAHAAAIGAGSVGSRPDAAADAGDLVIEVRNLTKRYGRNIVHQKLDFDVRRGEIVSIVGGSGSGKTTLVRQILGLERPTSGTIKVFGEDTATIDDASARMMRTRSGMLFQQGALFSSMTVFDNVAQPLRELGRVPPDLLHDIVMLKLEMVGLPCKHASKMPAALSGGMVKRVGIARAIALEPELLFLDEPTAGLDPQASDEFVELIATLHRTLGLTVVMVTHDLDTMVALSTRVAVLADRKVLVAAPVEEAANVDHPFIHEYFLGLRGRRALQALPPERRAKLPKAALEPALSSVEL from the coding sequence ATGAACGCATCGAACGAAACGACCGCGCACGCCGCGGCGATCGGCGCCGGGTCGGTCGGCTCCCGGCCGGACGCGGCCGCCGATGCCGGCGACCTCGTGATCGAGGTGCGCAACCTGACCAAGCGCTACGGGCGCAACATCGTTCACCAGAAGCTCGACTTCGACGTGCGGCGCGGCGAGATCGTGTCGATCGTCGGCGGCTCGGGCTCCGGCAAGACGACGCTCGTGCGCCAGATCCTCGGCCTCGAACGGCCGACGTCGGGCACGATCAAGGTGTTCGGCGAGGATACGGCGACGATCGACGACGCGAGCGCGCGGATGATGCGCACGCGTTCGGGGATGCTGTTCCAGCAGGGCGCGCTGTTCTCGTCGATGACGGTGTTCGACAACGTCGCGCAGCCGCTGCGCGAGCTCGGCCGCGTGCCGCCGGACCTGCTGCACGACATCGTGATGCTGAAGCTGGAGATGGTCGGGCTGCCGTGCAAGCACGCGTCGAAGATGCCGGCCGCGCTGTCGGGCGGGATGGTGAAGCGGGTCGGCATCGCGCGCGCGATCGCGCTGGAGCCCGAGCTGCTGTTCCTCGACGAACCGACGGCCGGCCTCGATCCGCAGGCCTCCGACGAATTCGTCGAGCTGATCGCGACGCTGCACCGCACGCTCGGGCTGACCGTCGTGATGGTGACGCACGACCTCGATACGATGGTCGCGCTGTCGACGCGCGTCGCGGTGCTGGCCGACCGCAAGGTGCTGGTCGCCGCGCCCGTCGAGGAGGCCGCGAACGTCGACCACCCGTTCATCCACGAATATTTCCTGGGGCTGCGCGGGCGCCGCGCGTTGCAGGCGCTGCCGCCCGAGCGGCGCGCGAAGCTGCCGAAGGCGGCCCTCGAACCGGCGCTGTCGAGCGTCGAGCTGTAG
- a CDS encoding MlaD family protein, whose translation MENKSHAFWAGLFTIALTLAIAGTVFWFNVDRTVRVPYDLLARTNVTGLFPDAAVRFRGLDVGKVQSIGFDRTHPGQIRIRILVDHDAPITQSTYGSLGFQGVTGIAFVQLEDTGRDLSPLPSSPKSIAQIPMRPSLFDQIQERGDVLLRQLELAAKSANALMSPEMREQLRATAESLQHAADGAATLTKQLGPAVAALPETMHEVNRAMASANTLLQPNGPLVSNLNKAGTAAEQVGVALNGLNARVQYDTLPRFNALAGSVGDASRQLKDVAGELGRNPRSLLFGSPGAAPGPGEAGFVWPGATAGQ comes from the coding sequence ATGGAAAACAAATCACATGCGTTCTGGGCCGGCCTGTTCACGATCGCGCTGACGCTCGCGATCGCGGGCACCGTGTTCTGGTTCAACGTCGACCGCACCGTGCGCGTGCCGTACGACCTGCTCGCGCGCACCAACGTGACGGGGCTGTTCCCGGACGCGGCCGTGCGCTTTCGCGGCCTCGACGTCGGCAAGGTGCAGTCGATCGGCTTCGATCGCACGCACCCGGGGCAGATCCGGATCCGCATCCTCGTCGATCACGACGCGCCGATCACGCAGTCGACCTACGGCAGCCTCGGCTTCCAGGGCGTGACGGGTATCGCGTTCGTGCAGCTCGAGGATACGGGGCGCGATCTGTCGCCGCTGCCGTCGTCGCCGAAGTCGATCGCGCAGATTCCGATGCGGCCGAGCCTGTTCGACCAGATCCAGGAGCGCGGCGACGTGCTGCTGCGGCAGCTCGAACTCGCGGCGAAAAGCGCGAACGCGCTGATGTCGCCCGAGATGCGCGAGCAGTTGCGCGCGACCGCCGAAAGCCTGCAGCACGCGGCCGACGGCGCGGCGACGCTGACGAAGCAGCTCGGCCCGGCGGTCGCCGCGCTGCCGGAGACGATGCACGAGGTAAACCGCGCGATGGCGTCGGCGAACACGCTGCTGCAGCCGAACGGGCCGCTCGTGTCGAACCTGAACAAGGCCGGCACGGCCGCCGAGCAGGTCGGCGTCGCGCTGAACGGGCTCAACGCGCGCGTGCAGTACGACACGCTGCCGCGCTTCAATGCGCTGGCCGGCAGCGTCGGCGACGCGTCGCGGCAATTGAAGGACGTCGCCGGCGAACTCGGCCGCAACCCGCGCAGTCTGTTGTTCGGGTCGCCCGGCGCGGCGCCGGGGCCCGGCGAAGCGGGCTTCGTCTGGCCGGGCGCGACGGCCGGGCAATGA
- a CDS encoding ABC-type transport auxiliary lipoprotein family protein: protein MPRILDRALRPAALAALTLALAAGCAGNNAVLSNIRYDLGPVSSVATTGSGPALKVLDVAAPDALDTDKFAYRLAYADAQHVAVYRDSRWTAPPAQLLTQRLRGALSSRGTVLEGADGVRAPTLKVDLSEFEQVFDGQSQSHGAVTARATLMLDGKVLGQRTFVARAPSSTPDAAGGARALAAASDELVSQIAAWVGVQAYAGTP, encoded by the coding sequence ATGCCACGAATCCTTGACCGCGCGCTGCGCCCGGCCGCGCTTGCCGCGCTGACGCTCGCGCTGGCGGCCGGTTGCGCCGGCAACAACGCGGTGCTGTCGAACATCCGCTACGACCTCGGGCCCGTGTCGTCGGTGGCGACCACCGGGTCCGGCCCCGCGCTGAAGGTGCTCGACGTCGCCGCGCCCGATGCGCTCGATACGGACAAGTTCGCGTACCGCCTCGCGTACGCCGATGCGCAGCACGTGGCCGTCTATCGCGACAGCCGCTGGACCGCGCCGCCCGCGCAGTTGCTCACGCAACGGCTGCGCGGCGCGCTGTCGTCGCGCGGCACGGTGCTCGAAGGGGCCGACGGCGTGCGCGCGCCGACCCTCAAGGTCGACCTGAGCGAATTCGAACAGGTCTTCGACGGACAGTCGCAAAGCCACGGCGCGGTGACCGCGCGCGCGACGCTGATGCTCGACGGCAAGGTGCTCGGCCAGCGCACGTTCGTCGCGCGCGCGCCGTCGAGCACGCCCGACGCGGCCGGCGGCGCGCGCGCGCTCGCGGCGGCCAGCGACGAACTCGTGTCGCAGATCGCCGCGTGGGTCGGCGTGCAGGCGTACGCGGGCACGCCGTGA
- a CDS encoding VanZ family protein gives MSAPGTHRASPLARQAFAAYAALIVYASLYPFEGWASLGIGPFDYLFAPMQRYVTAFDVVTNVLGYLPFGALGVLALHPRWRGVAATLIASVLGVLLSGTMEALQTYLPTRVASNLDLGANALGALLGAALAAPAAGALLDRGVLRRLRFAWLEADGSTPLLLTALWPFAIVFPSPFLFGIGDWPAALWERADASMQDALLAWLPAAWHVSEWPERVDGWLSDSAWEAVLGGLMLFPALAIASLAMRPRAPRIRLLVALVVVTLVLKAAATFMQSATGLVVVWATPGARLGIELGFAAALVALRVPATWRAMLAALALLAGVALVNLLPVNPFFDFTLSGWRQGRYVHFNSIARWLAWIWPYAALIWLGQRVEHAWLPAALRR, from the coding sequence ATGAGCGCGCCCGGCACGCATCGCGCGTCGCCGCTCGCGCGGCAGGCGTTTGCCGCCTACGCGGCGCTGATCGTCTATGCGTCGCTGTATCCGTTCGAAGGCTGGGCGTCGCTCGGCATCGGTCCGTTCGATTACCTGTTCGCGCCGATGCAGCGCTACGTGACGGCGTTCGACGTGGTCACGAACGTGCTCGGTTATCTGCCGTTCGGCGCGCTCGGCGTGCTCGCGCTGCACCCGCGCTGGCGCGGCGTGGCCGCGACGCTGATCGCGAGCGTGCTCGGCGTGCTGCTGTCGGGGACGATGGAGGCGCTGCAGACCTACCTGCCGACGCGCGTCGCGTCGAATCTCGATCTCGGCGCGAACGCGCTCGGCGCGCTGCTGGGCGCGGCGCTCGCCGCGCCGGCCGCCGGCGCGCTGCTCGACCGCGGCGTGCTGCGCCGGCTGCGCTTCGCGTGGCTGGAGGCCGACGGGTCGACGCCGTTGCTGCTCACCGCGCTGTGGCCGTTCGCGATCGTGTTTCCGTCGCCGTTCCTGTTCGGCATCGGCGACTGGCCGGCCGCGCTGTGGGAGCGCGCCGACGCGTCGATGCAGGACGCGCTGCTCGCGTGGCTGCCGGCCGCGTGGCACGTCAGCGAATGGCCCGAGCGGGTCGACGGCTGGTTGTCGGATTCCGCGTGGGAAGCCGTGCTCGGCGGGCTGATGCTGTTCCCCGCGCTGGCGATCGCATCGCTCGCGATGCGCCCGCGCGCGCCGCGCATCCGGCTGCTGGTCGCGCTGGTCGTCGTCACGCTCGTGCTGAAGGCGGCCGCGACGTTCATGCAGTCGGCCACCGGCCTCGTCGTCGTGTGGGCGACGCCCGGCGCGCGGCTCGGCATCGAGCTGGGTTTCGCGGCGGCGCTCGTCGCATTGCGCGTGCCGGCGACGTGGCGCGCGATGCTCGCGGCGCTCGCGCTGCTGGCCGGCGTCGCGCTCGTGAACCTGCTGCCGGTCAACCCGTTCTTCGACTTCACGCTGTCGGGGTGGCGGCAGGGCCGCTACGTGCACTTCAACAGCATCGCGCGCTGGCTCGCGTGGATCTGGCCCTACGCGGCGCTGATCTGGCTCGGCCAGCGCGTCGAGCACGCGTGGCTGCCGGCCGCGCTGCGCCGCTGA